The segment CTCGGCCTCGGTGACCACGGCGCGCCGACGACCGGCGTCGCGCCCGTCGCGGCGGCGCTGCTTCTTGGCCTCGAGGCGTGTGGACCCCTTGATGCGCTGCGGCTCGGTGATGTACTCGACCTGGCGACCGCGCTGCCGCGGCTGCTCGTCGCGATCGTCGGAGTCGCCTCCGCCGCCGCGCCGGCGCCGACGGCGACCGGACGGCGAGCCGTCGTCGGAGTCGTCTGCACCGGACGGCAGTGCCGGAAGCGGAACGATCTCGGGCGCGTAGAAGTGCAGCTGGGTGGACACCCGCGACACGAACACCTCGGGAAGCAGGCCGAGCGACACGGCCGTGACCGGCTCGGGCTTCGCCGGTTCCGGCTTCGGCGTTTCGGGTGCTGCGCTCTCGACGTCGGTGGTCGTTTCCGCCTCGGGCTCTGCGGCGTCGGGCTTCTCGGCGTCGGGCTTCTCAGCGCCGGCGTCGTCCGTCGTGGCCTCGGATGCAGGCGACTCCGGCTCGGGGGCCGGTTCGGCATCCGCGACAGCGGGCTCCGCCGAGTCCGACTCGGCGGTCTCGGCGTCGTCCAGCCCGGATGCTACCGGCTCCGCGTCTGCGACGGCCTCTTCTGCGGACGCGTCCTGCGCTACCGTCGGCAGCGCTTCGACGTCGTGGGCGGGGGTACTGGTGTCATCGTTCTCGTCGGCCATCTCTGGCTTGCTCCCTGCGCGGCGAATCTCCGCCGCGAATTCTCGTGCGACACTGCGGTCGCGAACTCACTCGGTCTGCGATCGGCGAAGGCTCTGATCGCGTGGGGGCGACGCCCCCGAAGTCTGCATGCGATGTCGTGACGTATGCATGACACGCCGTTCATCCCTGTCATTATCGCACTTTCGGCGCGCGAGGCGTGCGCGACGCGTCGGATCGCCGCTTACCGCCGTCGATCCATAGGTCGTCCATAGCCACAGCTGGAATACTCGAGGCATGACTGCGACGCGCTCACGCCCCGTCGGTTACGCGATCTGGCTCATCATCGCGAGCATCGCCGGCTGGTGGGCGGCCTTCCAGCTCACGATCGAGAAGTTCGCGCTCCTGGAGAATCCCGACGCGCAGCTCAGCTGCAACTTCAGCGTCGTGCTGCAGTGCGGCGAGAACCTCAGCTCCTGGCAGGGTTCCGTGTTCGGCTTCCCCAACCCGATCATCGGGCTCACCGCCTGGGTGGCCCCGATCGTCGTCGGCGTCGCGCTTCTCGCGGGCGCCCGCTTCTCCACCTGGTTCTGGTCGCTGTTCGGCCTCGGGATCACCGGCGCGTTCGTCTTCGTCTGCTGGCTGATCTCGCAGAGCATCTATCAGCTCGCCACGCTCTGCCCGTGGTGCATGGTCACCTGGGCGGTCACGATCCCGACGTTCTTCGCGACGGTCGTGCACCTCCTGCGTTCAGGCGCGCTTCCCGTGTCGTCGCGCGTGCGCACCGCCGCAGGACGCCTCATGCCCTGGGTGCCGCTGGCTTCGATCCTCGCCTACGCCGCGATCGTCGTCATGGCGCAGCTGGCGGGTCTCGACCTGCTCAGCGAGGTCGCCAGAGCGATCTTCTGATCGCCCGGGCGACTTCGCCCGCTCCGTCGTTCAGAGAGTATTCAGCCGAACCAGATGCCGAGCTCGCGCGCCGCGGATTCAGAGCTGTCGGAGCCGTGCACGAGGTTCTGCTGCACGGCCAGGCCCCAGTCGCGGCCGTAGTCGCCACGGATCGTGCCGGGTGCGGCCGTCGTCGGATCGGTCGTTCCTGCCAGGGAGCGGAAGCCCTCGATCACCCGGTTGCCGGCAAGGCGGATCGCCACTGCGGGGCCCGACATCATGAACTCGAGCAGCGGCTCGTAGAACGGCTTGCCCTCGTGCTCGGCGTAGTGGGCGGCGAGGCGGTCGCGGTCCGGCTCGACGAGGCGGATGTCGACGAGCGCGTATCCCTTCGCCTCGATGCGAGC is part of the Microbacterium pseudoresistens genome and harbors:
- the ndk gene encoding nucleoside-diphosphate kinase, which gives rise to MPTEETLVLVKPDGVARGLTGAILARIEAKGYALVDIRLVEPDRDRLAAHYAEHEGKPFYEPLLEFMMSGPAVAIRLAGNRVIEGFRSLAGTTDPTTAAPGTIRGDYGRDWGLAVQQNLVHGSDSSESAARELGIWFG
- a CDS encoding vitamin K epoxide reductase family protein, which gives rise to MTATRSRPVGYAIWLIIASIAGWWAAFQLTIEKFALLENPDAQLSCNFSVVLQCGENLSSWQGSVFGFPNPIIGLTAWVAPIVVGVALLAGARFSTWFWSLFGLGITGAFVFVCWLISQSIYQLATLCPWCMVTWAVTIPTFFATVVHLLRSGALPVSSRVRTAAGRLMPWVPLASILAYAAIVVMAQLAGLDLLSEVARAIF